The proteins below come from a single Solea solea chromosome 6, fSolSol10.1, whole genome shotgun sequence genomic window:
- the LOC131461450 gene encoding amphoterin-induced protein 1-like isoform X1, which produces MMGDSRCTSHRATGAVFGRMSLATLVPFALLLPTLRVSAQLIGSPLDCHKTCVCASNIVSCSKVNLTNVPTGLPRYTAVLDLSFNSITRLRAEWTPVILGRLHSLSLNNNGLTFLSSEAFVSVKKLQYLDLSSNCIRLLDEFIFEPLENLEVLLLYNNCISQIDRTAFSSLVNLQKLYLSHNQISRFPLELVKERSRLETLRLLDVSSNRIKVLPLHELQALPAWIKNGLFFHNNSLPCTCQLYDMVARWHLRGLISATDFRSSHICLLPGQKKEKMAIMDLNKVSLNCSEVKVLDEEAFLEQFLVLDCDTRQRDMQKSWVLPGNVPLSAANTTAVMRQDSSISIGPLRAEDSGVYTCYATSDSFNETLYVTVVVFNSTKSSGLENLKTAYTTLVACLVSLVMILIYLYLTPCNCPCCPGYGLEKTDPRDSLNSSTVSIAQACKDTGQESLEGSGGGFPFSHMGFQEIKDQVEHNGRLNPIGEEDEELQGENRDRRRSDAESVSSVCSDTPMVM; this is translated from the coding sequence ATGATGGGGGACTCGCGCTGCACTTCCCACAGAGCCACTGGAGCAGTTTTCGGGAGAATGAGCTTAGCCACACTCGTACCTTTTGCGCTGTTGTTACCGACACTGAGAGTCAGTGCGCAGTTGATAGGAAGCCCCCTGGACTGCCACAAGACCTGCGTGTGTGCCAGCAACATTGTCAGCTGTTCCAAGGTGAATCTAACCAACGTTCCCACGGGTCTTCCACGGTATACAGCTGTTCTGGACCTTAGCTTCAACTCCATCACCAGGCTGCGTGCCGAGTGGACTCCTGTGATACTCGGCAGACTGCACAGCCTCAGTCTCAACAACAATGGACTCACGTTTCTGTCCTCGGAGGCATTTGTGTCGGTGAAAAAGCTTCAGTACCTGGACCTGTCGTCCAACTGCATCCGCCTGCTGGACGAGTTTATCTTTGAGccgctggagaacctggaggtgCTACTGCTTTACAACAACTGCATCTCTCAGATAGACCGCACCGCTTTCTCCAGCCTCGTCAATCTGCAGAAGCTCTACCTGAGCCACAACCAGATCTCACGGTTCCCCTTGGAGCTGGTGAAGGAGCGGAGCCGGCTGGAAACTCTCAGGCTCCTGGATGTTTCCTCCAACCGGATCAAAGTCTTGCCCCTGCATGAGCTCCAAGCGCTGCCCGCCTGGATCAAGAATGGCCTGTTCTTTCACAACAACTCTCTGCCCTGCACCTGTCAGCTGTATGACATGGTGGCACGCTGGCACCTGAGGGGGCTCATCTCTGCTACTGACTTCAGGAGCAGCCACATCTGTTTGTTACCAGggcagaagaaggagaaaatggCCATAATGGATCTGAACAAGGTCAGTTTGAACTGCAGTGAGGTCAAAGTTTTGGATGAAGAAGCATTCCTTGAGCAGTTCCTGGTGCTGGACTGTGATACCAGGCAGAGGGACATGCAGAAGAGCTGGGTGCTGCCTGGAAACGTCCCACTGTCTGCAGCAAACACGACTGCGGTGATGAGGCAGGACAGCAGCATCTCCATCGGGCCCCTGAGGGCAGAAGACTCGGGTGTCTACACCTGCTATGCCACGAGTGACTCCTTCAACGAGACGCTCTATGTAACTGTCGTGGTCTTCAATTCCACCAAGAGCAGTGGTCTGGAGAACCTCAAAACAGCCTACACCACGCTTGTAGCATGTCTGGTCAGTTTAGTTATGATTCTCATCTACCTCTATCTCACACCCTGCAACTGCCCTTGCTGTCCAGGTTATGGCCTGGAAAAGACCGACCCCAGAGACAGCCTCAACTCGTCCACTGTCAGCATCGCTCAAGCATGCAAGGACACGGGGCAAGAGAGCCTAGAAGGCAGCGGAGGAGGCTTCCCCTTCAGTCACATGGGCTTCCAGGAGATCAAGGACCAGGTGGAGCACAATGGGAGGTTGAATCCAATAggtgaggaagacgaggagtTGCAGGGGGAAAACAGGGATAGGAGGAGGTCTGACGCGGAGTCTGTGAGCTCTGTGTGCTCCGACACCCCCATGGTGATGTGA
- the LOC131461450 gene encoding amphoterin-induced protein 1-like isoform X2, with the protein MMGDSRCTSHRATGAVFGRMSLATLVPFALLLPTLRVSAQLIGSPLDCHKTCVCASNIVSCSKVNLTNVPTGLPRYTAVLDLSFNSITRLRAEWTPVILGRLHSLSLNNNGLTFLSSEAFVSVKKLQYLDLSSNCIRLLDEFIFEPLENLEVLLLYNNCISQIDRTAFSSLVNLQKLYLSHNQISRFPLELVKERSRLETLRLLDVSSNRIKVLPLHELQALPAWIKNGLFFHNNSLPCTCQLYDMVARWHLRGLISATDFRSSHICLLPGQKKEKMAIMDLNKVSLNCSEVKVLDEEAFLEQFLVLDCDTRQRDMQKSWVLPGNVPLSAANTTAVMRQDSSISIGPLRAEDSGVYTCYATSDSFNETLYVTVVVFNSTKSSGLENLKTAYTTLVACLVSLVMILIYLYLTPCNCPCCPGYGLEKTDPRDSLNSSTVSIAQACKDTGQESLEGSGGGFPFSHMGFQEIKDQVEHNGRLNPIVTGACGARLQQSEILPAVLHLLCWMND; encoded by the exons ATGATGGGGGACTCGCGCTGCACTTCCCACAGAGCCACTGGAGCAGTTTTCGGGAGAATGAGCTTAGCCACACTCGTACCTTTTGCGCTGTTGTTACCGACACTGAGAGTCAGTGCGCAGTTGATAGGAAGCCCCCTGGACTGCCACAAGACCTGCGTGTGTGCCAGCAACATTGTCAGCTGTTCCAAGGTGAATCTAACCAACGTTCCCACGGGTCTTCCACGGTATACAGCTGTTCTGGACCTTAGCTTCAACTCCATCACCAGGCTGCGTGCCGAGTGGACTCCTGTGATACTCGGCAGACTGCACAGCCTCAGTCTCAACAACAATGGACTCACGTTTCTGTCCTCGGAGGCATTTGTGTCGGTGAAAAAGCTTCAGTACCTGGACCTGTCGTCCAACTGCATCCGCCTGCTGGACGAGTTTATCTTTGAGccgctggagaacctggaggtgCTACTGCTTTACAACAACTGCATCTCTCAGATAGACCGCACCGCTTTCTCCAGCCTCGTCAATCTGCAGAAGCTCTACCTGAGCCACAACCAGATCTCACGGTTCCCCTTGGAGCTGGTGAAGGAGCGGAGCCGGCTGGAAACTCTCAGGCTCCTGGATGTTTCCTCCAACCGGATCAAAGTCTTGCCCCTGCATGAGCTCCAAGCGCTGCCCGCCTGGATCAAGAATGGCCTGTTCTTTCACAACAACTCTCTGCCCTGCACCTGTCAGCTGTATGACATGGTGGCACGCTGGCACCTGAGGGGGCTCATCTCTGCTACTGACTTCAGGAGCAGCCACATCTGTTTGTTACCAGggcagaagaaggagaaaatggCCATAATGGATCTGAACAAGGTCAGTTTGAACTGCAGTGAGGTCAAAGTTTTGGATGAAGAAGCATTCCTTGAGCAGTTCCTGGTGCTGGACTGTGATACCAGGCAGAGGGACATGCAGAAGAGCTGGGTGCTGCCTGGAAACGTCCCACTGTCTGCAGCAAACACGACTGCGGTGATGAGGCAGGACAGCAGCATCTCCATCGGGCCCCTGAGGGCAGAAGACTCGGGTGTCTACACCTGCTATGCCACGAGTGACTCCTTCAACGAGACGCTCTATGTAACTGTCGTGGTCTTCAATTCCACCAAGAGCAGTGGTCTGGAGAACCTCAAAACAGCCTACACCACGCTTGTAGCATGTCTGGTCAGTTTAGTTATGATTCTCATCTACCTCTATCTCACACCCTGCAACTGCCCTTGCTGTCCAGGTTATGGCCTGGAAAAGACCGACCCCAGAGACAGCCTCAACTCGTCCACTGTCAGCATCGCTCAAGCATGCAAGGACACGGGGCAAGAGAGCCTAGAAGGCAGCGGAGGAGGCTTCCCCTTCAGTCACATGGGCTTCCAGGAGATCAAGGACCAGGTGGAGCACAATGGGAGGTTGAATCCAATAg tcaCTGGAGCCTGTGGTGCCAGGTTGCAGCAGAGTGAAATCTTACCTGCTGTCCTACATCTCCTCTGCTGGATGAATGATTGA
- the LOC131460861 gene encoding RNA-binding protein 15-like — protein sequence MKGKERSPVKKRSRAPEDSRDRGGSHPSGKKPGSLSTVGSNSSNGSGQSGASSRRSLHSEKRDAREMDGHNSFSRNGSSTSGGGGYDYRVMSANKPHVVADVSGEAPRSSSRSDPRPPLNPESEYKTLKISELGSELNDEDIEDGLFHEFKRFGDVSIKISRENDQRVAFVNFRRPDDARAAKHARGKLVLYDRPLKIETVYMNRRRSRSPVSKDNFPTGHRHVPSQRQLSPTGLGYRDYRLQQLALGRLPAPPPPPPPPPPPAPPHIRNLERERDFSMYEARNRPHFVPECAVFRDEDAVMPEDDQRANRTLFLGNLDISVTESDLRRVFDRFGVITEVDIKRAARGQSNTYGFIKFENLDMAHRAKLAMSGKIVGHSPIKIGYGKPTPTTRLWVGGLGPWVPLAALAKEFDRFGTIRTIDYRKGEAWAYIQYESLDAAQAACTHMRGFPLGGPDRRLRVDFADTEHRYQQQQFVQLPLPLPHYDLVPEPFAHCLTDPVRVRERSPPLPPHFRDRDLYPPAEWAGLGVHDRIRGAGFDPVDRLERRLREPWSVEHERELQNRDLSRKRRQVGDGWWLERSPDSSDYGLPRHVSSLERSPGGSSRDGVRYSDLERLPRPGRPSPIREQQNSKDGGFGDKRRRTLSPTGPSPDKDHKRKASDSSKSPAKKEDRAEQPSSSSKSNQQCKAATGGQKLSQVWQGTLLLKNSSFPTSLHLLEGDVSVATSLLVDGSTGGQVSQLKISQRLRLDQPKLDEVSRRIKANSSSGYCILLAMPGKEEEAQDTGSSMERPLKNLVSYLMQKEAAGIISLPVGGNRDKDHAGVLHTFPPCDFSKQFLDASAKAFTKAEDDYMVVIIIRGAA from the coding sequence ATGAAGGGGAAAGAGCGTTCGCCGGTGAAAAAACGCTCCCGGGCGCCAGAGGATAGTAGAGACCGAGGAGGGAGTCACCCAAGCGGGAAGAAGCCCGGATCGCTGTCGACGGTTggtagcaacagcagcaacggCTCCGGTCAGAGCGGAGCTTCTTCCAGGAGAAGTTTACACAGCGAGAAAAGAGACGCGAGGGAAATGGACGGACACAACTCCTTTAGCCGGAACGGCAGCAGCaccagcggcggcggcggctacGACTACAGAGTCATGTCGGCGAACAAGCCGCACGTTGTCGCTGACGTCTCCGGGGAAGCACCGAGGTCCTCTTCACGCAGCGACCCGCGGCCTCCGCTGAACCCAGAGAGTGAGTACAAGACTCTTAAAATAAGTGAGCTGGGCTCCGAGCTGAACGACGAGGACATAGAGGACGGACTGTTTCACGAGTTCAAGAGGTTCGGGGACGTGAGTATCAAAATAAGTCGAGAAAACGACCAGAGGGTGGCGTTTGTGAACTTCAGGAGGCCCGATGACGCCCGGGCGGCTAAACACGCCCGCGGTAAGCTGGTGCTGTACGACCGCCCTCTCAAAATAGAGACAGTTTATATGAACAGACGTAGAAGTCGCTCCCCTGTTTCAAAAGACAATTTCCCCACAGGACACAGACATGTCCCCTCTCAGAGACAGCTGTCTCCCACTGGTTTGGGGTACAGAGACTACCGGCTCCAACAGCTGGCCCTGGGTCgtctccctgctcctcctcctccccctccccctcctccccctccagcaCCACCTCATATTAGAAACCTGGAACGAGAGAGAGACTTTTCTATGTATGAGGCCAGAAACCGGCCACATTTTGTCCCCGAATGTGCTGTTTTCCGTGATGAGGACGCTGTAATGCCTGAGGATGACCAGAGGGCCAACCGGACTTTGTTTCTGGGCAACCTGGACATCAGCGTGACAGAGAGTGACCTGAGGAGGGTGTTTGATAGGTTCGGGGTGATTACAGAGGTGGACATAAAGAGGGCAGCGCGAGGACAGAGCAACACCTATGGATTCATCAAGTTTGAGAACCTTGACATGGCTCATCGCGCCAAATTAGCAATGTCGGGGAAAATTGTGGGCCACAGCCCGATTAAAATTGGCTATGGGAAACCCACACCCACGACCAGGCTGTGGGTGGGGGGGCTCGGACCCTGGGTTCCACTTGCTGCACTGGCTAAGGAGTTTGATCGCTTTGGAACCATCAGAACTATAGACTACAGGAAAGGTGAGGCGTGGGCTTACATCCAGTATGAAAGTTTGGACGCTGCTCAGGCTGCTTGTACTCACATGAGGGGCTTCCCTCTCGGCGGCCCTGACAGGAGACTCAGGGTGGACTTTGCAGACACAGAGCACCGCTACCAGCAGCAACAGTTTGTGCAGCTTCCCCTCCCACTGCCACACTATGACTTAGTCCCAGAGCCCTTTGCCCACTGTTTGACTGACCCagtgagagtcagagagagatcccctcccctccctcctcactTCAGAGACAGAGATCTGTACCCACCAGCCGAATGGGCTGGCCTGGGTGTCCACGACAGGATCCGTGGAGCAGGCTTTGATCCCGTAGATCGCCTGGAGAGGCGTCTGCGTGAGCCCTGGTCAGTAGAGCACGAGCGGGAGTTACAAAACAGAGATCTGAGCCGCAAAAGGAGACAAGTGGGTGATGGCTGGTGGCTGGAGCGTTCACCTGACAGCAGTGACTATGGTCTGCCCCGTCACGTCAGCTCACTAGAGCGGAGCcctggaggcagcagtcgaGATGGGGTGCGGTACAGTGACCTTGAGCGCCTGCCTCGCCCCGGAAGACCCTCCCCCATCAGAGAGCAGCAAAACAGTAAAGACGGTGGCTTTGGAGATAAGAGAAGGAGAACACTTAGCCCAACTGGGCCGAGCCCAGACAAGGACCACAAACGCAAAGCCAGTGACTCCTCTAAGAGCCCAGCAAAGAAGGAGGACCGTGCTGAAcaaccttcctcctcctcaaagtCTAACCAGCAGTGCAAGGCAGCAACAGGAGGACAAAAGCTAAGTCAGGTCTGGCAGGGCACCCTCCTACTGAAGAACAGCAGCTTTCCTACATCACTGCACCTGCTGGAGGGGGACGTGTCAGTGGCTACCAGTCTTCTGGTGGACGGCTCTACAGGCGGTCAAGTGTCCCAGCTAAAGATCAGCCAGCGCCTGCGCTTGGACCAGCCGAAGCTGGATGAGGTCTCTCGTCGCATTAAGGCCAACAGCTCCAGTGGATACTGCATCCTGCTGGCCATGCCTGGAAAGGAAGAAGAGGCCCAGGACACCGGCAGCTCTATGGAGAGACCACTGAAGAACCTGGTGTCCTACCTGATGCAGAAGGAGGCGGCGGGCATCATCAGCCTCCCAGTGGGGGGCAACCGCGACAAAGATCACGCAGGAGTCCTTCACACTTTCCCCCCTTGCGATTTCTCAAAGCAGTTCTTGGATGCCTCTGCCAAAGCCTTTACCAAAGCAGAGGATGACTATATGGTGGTGATCATTATCAGAGgagcagcatga